In one Magallana gigas chromosome 9, xbMagGiga1.1, whole genome shotgun sequence genomic region, the following are encoded:
- the LOC105348823 gene encoding mitochondrial carrier homolog 2, translated as MTLVPAGVSAVIITALHPLGYAKVLIQLGHEPLPQYSAKELLWRRTRNYYPSVFSYIKHIKSQDGFTGLYRGLIPRILEGIVGSIVTQNVTEYMKKALPGKEDVEDSEVQIFIKSFGMQTSREVVAKIVATIASHPFHVIALRSMAQFVGKEELYSGPLVSVQEIYSNEGIAGFFAGLIPRLIGDAVAIALINFLSELVNRYLLSEKEHKAYTAAACSLVVTQFTYPFELVSRNMSVKPANLMAAKNMPDYTGWTDCWRMLRQNGELSRGSNLFIRVVRRCQEKNRI; from the exons ATGACGCTAGTACCAGCAGGAGTAAGTGCTGTTATCATTACAGCATTGCATCCTCTAGGATATGCTAAAGTTTTGATACAG TTAGGGCATGAACCACTGCCTCAATATTCTGCAAAGGAGTTGTTATGGAGAAGAACTAGAAATTACTATCCAAGTGTCTTTTCTTACA tCAAACACATCAAAAGTCAAGATGGTTTCACTGGCTTGTACAGAGGGTTGATTCCAAGAATTCTAGAAGGAATAGTTGGAAGCATTGTCACACAAAATGTGACTGAG TACATGAAGAAAGCCTTGCCTGGCAAAGAGGATGTCGAAGATTCAGAAGtccaaatatttatcaaaagttttggtatgcag aCAAGCAGAGAAGTCGTTGCCAAGATTGTCGCAACAATTGCTAGCCATCCATTCCATG TGATAGCTCTGAGAAGCATGGCCCAGTTTGTAGGAAAGGAGGAACTATATAG TGGTCCTTTAGTCTCGGTTCAAGAAATTTACAGTAACGAAGGAATAGCAGGATTTTTTGC TGGCCTCATTCCACGCTTGATTGGAGATGCAGTTGCTATAGCGCTCATCAACTTCCTGTCTGAATTAGTGAACAGATACCTCTTATCAGAAAAG GAACACAAAGCATACACAGCAGCAGCTTGTAGT CTCGTTGTCACACAGTTTACATATCCATTTGAACTGGTGTCCAGGAATATGAGTGTCAAGCCAGCAAA TTTAATGGCAGCAAAAAATATGCCGGATTACACAGGGTGGACGGACTGTTGGAGAATGCTCAGACAGAAT GGAGAGCTCTCAAGGGGCTCAAACTTGTTCATCAGAGTCGTTCGAAGGTGCCAAGAAAAAAATCGGATTTAG